Within the Gadus chalcogrammus isolate NIFS_2021 chromosome 15, NIFS_Gcha_1.0, whole genome shotgun sequence genome, the region TAAGTGCGTTTGTGTCGCCAAGTTATGTAAATTCCCTGCCGATCTCCTCCGTGTTCAAAACAATAGACTTTGAACACATTGGTTTCAGATCTGTAATCTTATTATATTTCTTTGCTTGAATTCTCTgaccaaaataacaaaaacaaggtCCTCACGCTGTCCCCACAACGTTAGTAATGAGTTAGGTGCTTGAGTCTAGGTTTACTTTACATAAGGCTAATCCAGGTTTGTGTTTCCAGGTACATGCTGGTAGACCGAGAGGAGGACAAGACCACACACCGGCCGGTCGCTCCAAAAGATGCAAGTCCTGCACCTTCCTTTTACACTACAAATCATCCAGCTCATTCACTGTACCACGCCTCACATGACCATCTCCTCTGCAGGCCCCAAAGAAGTTGGTGCGCTACCATGGCAACCAGGTGGTGACGACAAAGGGGGAGCGCTATCAGATGGTGAAGAAAGAGGAGACGGATGACATGAAGAAGACGTACGTCAGCATAAAACCCGCGCGCAAATACAGGTTCCATTGATGACTAGCCATGCCTTCAGAGAGCAGCTATCCACGTTGTTTACATGTTGTTTTTCTCAATGGTGTTTTATTGGCTAGCGCCTGAACTGGCTAGGTAATTCCCAAAGTAAAGGAATATGCTTTTGTGTCTGGTTTTATAATCTGGGTTTTTTTACATTGCCATACACTGCCTTGGTTCATCTCAgttattttgttttagttttataaTGGTAACACTATTCACAGGCCGTAGTTGTGTAACTGTTTTGTGTGGTGTTTTTTGGTTGCGCCTTTTGCTTTTGGAAACAGTGGCGTTGCGTTTTAAACACTCACAACTGATTCTCTTTTTGCCATCTACGCCAGTCTGACACTGCACTAACTTAAGGTTGTTTGGTTCCATCGGAATTGTTCTTTTAACATGAAATTATGGTAAACAATGAATTCATATGTGTAGAAATATCTTTATATCAAAATAAGTTTCAATATGTGGTGACAACTTGGATAGATCTCAATGAAATTGCTTATTCCCTTTTATGTTTCAATCATTGAATTCGTAGTAAAGCTAAGGACAAGCATTTGCCATTTTAGTACTATAATAAAATAGTGATGTTCAATCGAaaacatctttatttttatattaaggTCTAGATTTGCTAACTTAGATTCATCGTGACCGGTCTTTCTGCAACATTTTGGATTTTATTAGGGAATTTCTTGATATTTTCTGTGACAATTGAACTCCTTTTAGTTGTTACAGTAACATAGGATCATGTCAATGAATTTGTCCTTACGTTTATGAATTATACTGTTAATGTACAACAGTATACTTGTCACATACAATCATTTATAGTGTTAATGTGGTGGTATAAAAATAGATGCCTAAAGTTCTGAGTTGACCTATATGTATACAAACAAGTATTGCAATTTTGCTATTAATATGTCCGGTCTGACAAAGTATTTAGTTATATTGTGTCATCGTGAACGAAGCTATCAATCATTGAAACCCTAAAGGTGTTTTACAATTTACTGTTATTTATAAGAAATAAAAGCTAGATTTTGGAGATCATAATTTGTGTTGCTTTTCATCAGAGTCCTATCAGAAATTAACATCCGTAGCTTTGGTGCTTGGTATTGAGGAAGTTTATTGAGGAACAAGGTAAACACAATATTCCAAAACAGTAGTTCCGTCCATCCACAAGAGTATATTGAGGTACTTTCCTCACTTTGATAACGATAAAGcttatttccttttttcttcatttgacaacttgatttattttgtaaagTAGACTCAGTAAGTTAAATATTGGTCTAGTAAACCTGCCTTGAAAACGAAGTGCAACCAGGGTAACATAGAGGAACAGCTTTCTAAATACTCAGTACAATCAGTTTGGCACATATGTAAATTATCTCCTACCATACACGTTTCAGTCCTTTTAATTTAGAGAGCTCTAAATGTATCTAGGACGCTTAAGGACACTCATGGTTACTATCAAAACTGTAAATAAGgtttttttttagatttttGATTAATTTGTATTCTCAAATGTTGCGAGCCTATGTATTGACAAATCTGGCATTCTGGGAATCAATGCTACCGCATTCAAAACCACGAAGAACGAAGCAGTCAAAGTTTGAAACAACTTTTTAGCTTTGTTGGTAGTCATGCTccatatacattatatatatatatgcaactTACTTCTGTACCTGTTTAGTCTATGTTGGACATCTACTAAACAAAATATCTCCAGTAATTACTTTGACTAGAGCTGAACCATCATTGGCAAAGACAAATATCTGTCAACCAATATCTTGATATAACTTGTTTCAAGTTTTTGTAATAACTATTCTAAAATAAAATCTAAAGCTCTTTACTGATGTTGATATGCAGACCAATCAATGTTCTCAGACTCCGCCAGAACCCTTTAAAGAGATAAGAAAACTGGATCACTATGTCAAAAGAAGCGAGAGGCTATGGGGAATATATGGGCGATGGCTTCACCGAGGACTCACCCCCACCATTCCAAATAGGTTGTCAGCTCAATATTAGCTCTATTTAAATTTTGAAGAATGGGGCTGAATTTGCAATTCAACAGATTCAATTCTGTGTACCAAAAGCAAACTAAAATGAAAGTTAACACAATGAGTCAATGAACGCTCTTAGAAATATAAACCAAAAAGGCATAAACAAGCCAACCACTGAAAATCAATAGTCAAGTTTTTTTCCTTGGCCTAGCACTccaaaaaattattatttacaaaataaaaagataattggAAGCCCTACATACAGAGAAGGTGTCTTTCAAGCAGTCATTGTCAAATAAATTAGGATTCACAAAATCATGAAAAGGACTGCCAgttttacatacacacacacaaacacacacaccttgcgaATGTACATATTAGAAGTGCAGTTCAAACACCCTCAGCTTAAGGAATACATTGCGATTAAAGACATGTGGAACAAACCTCAAAAATGTCCATCTCACCTAATGAACTCCAAATCAGCTACAAACCAATCGTGGTCAAACGCGTTCAAATAAAAAGGTGcctcaaaacaaaacacttcaatcatcAATCAACACTACTATCAATCAGACCACCTAGCATCCGACCTTCACCTTGAAGTGTTAGTGGTGAGGTAAACAGGATATTCATTCAGTCCAATTTGGCATGCTTCAGCTCAGGAGTGGGTCTTTTCTCAAAGCAAATACTGACTCACACAAAAGGCCTGGCCTGTACTGAAAACGTGCTGAGTCAGAGCCTTGGTGTTCTGAAAACAGACCCGAATGTCCAAAGGGTGTGTCCTGTTGTCCTACGGCAGGCAGACCAAGTCCAGTGGTTTCAACGTGGCGTGAGGGAGGCGTCCTATTGCCATGCAGTGGTAGCTTCAATGTTAAGAATGCACCAGAGGTGCAAGAATACCCTtctttctcaaacacacacgtgcacacacacacacacacacacacacacacacacacacacacacacacacacacacacacacacacacacacacacacacacacacacacacacacacacacacacacacacacacacacacacaattgttcTCTTTCACCCCAAACATTTTCAGCAGCAGTCTGAAAAGCGTTTCTGTAATGCGTCGTCCTAACTTGAGCCCTGGTCGTAACGTCCCCTCCTCATCAGGTTCAGTAAGGGTCCAACCTAGAAGAAAAGATCGTTCTTTGGACATCTACAAAGCAAGAATCGTAATatccactatatatatatatatacacacacatatccacctGAGTAAAAAGCATGCTGTATCTCTTCCTTGGTTACTAAATGAGGCTTCAGGATATATATTCTCGCTGTAATTAGGTTGGGGGGAAGGGGCAGCATCCCGCCGGGTCTGAAGCCACGCTCAGTCCCAAGACATGGCCTACATGTAGAGGAGCCTCGGAAAACCTAAAATAAGGTACATTACGCACGCTGAGCGACGTCATGCTCCACTTCTGGGAGCTATTAAGGTAGTGCCTGAAAGGCCCGGGCGGTGGGAAGGGCCGATGTGAAGTGTCTTGGACGATACCGGTAATCATGAGCTCTGATAGGCAGATACCGATGTTGATGATGTATAACTATAGTCCTATAATAGCTTATGAAAGGATTATGAACTTCAAAGGAATCAATGATTATGAGTCGAGTTATTAATCTGAAATCTCAAGAAGCATTTATTTAGAAAGTGTTCGGAAGTATGAATCTCCTGCTCTCTAATTGAGTAACCTAGGACGTTCCAGTTGAAGCTAATAATAAATACGAAGCATGACTTCATCAACACCAAATGGGCCAGATAACCCTTCCACCCAGCCCATAACCAAAGCATTGGTCAGTTCCTGGGCGTTGCCATGCATCCGCTGACACATCCGTGGTCTGACAGCTCACGCCAATGATTTCCAACTAAACCATAGGGATTTCATAAGGTGTACAACCCTAGAAAAGTAGGAGTAGAAAACAAGTGTATCTACTTCTCGTGGATCTCCCAGGGCCTCTCCAAGCATCTTCTCGATGTTCCTCATGATGGCTACTTTCTGGTGAGCTCGCAGCGGGTACTCTATCCTTTTGGGCGTCAGCGCTCCCTAATGAAAAGAAATCCACAAAAGCACGGTATTAGACGGTGTAGGAGTTTTCGTTTTCTGTTTTAGAGTTGGCTAAGTTGCTTGTGTTGGAGGTAACTCTTTTTTACAGACCTTGTACCAGAAGTTGACAGTTATGGTCTCTCCCCCATCCAGCAAGGACTCGATATGATGCCACCTGAGAACAGAAAAAGGCTTTATTGATTCAGCTGTTCCCTGTCTTCTTaaaatgcacacaaactcaTCCAGTGGTCCTTTACTGTTAATAAAGGGTTTGTATTTGTGTCGAAGCCAGACTAAATGGCAGCAGAGCATAACAGAGTTTCTGCTACCCATTTCAGCAAGACTGTAGGTTAACAGATTTGCCTCACACTCTTTCTTATAGTGTTCTACAGTGAAATCGGAAGTCGAAATGATCAAAAGCTATCCTCAAGAATTGCTAGCagtcttgttttgtttgttccaTGTCCAACCTTGTCCCTATAAATAAAGAATGTAtaaggtgagtgagtgagtgagtgagtgagtgagtgagtgagtgagtgagtgagtgagtgagtgagtgagtgagtgagtgagtgagtgagtgagtgagtgagtgagtgagtgagtgagtgagtgagtgagtgagtgagtgagtgagtgagtgagtgagtgagtgagtgagtgagtgagtgagtgagtgagtgagtgagtgagtgagtgagtgagtgagtgagtgagtgagtgagtgagtgagtgagtgagtgagtgagtgagtgagtgagtgagtgagtgagtgagtgagtgagtgagtgagtgagtgagtgagtgagtgagtgagtgagtgagtgagtgagtgagtgagtgagtgagtgagtgagtgagtgagtgagtgagtgagtgagtgagtgagtgagtgagtgagtgagtgagtgagtgagtgagtgagtgagtgagtgagtgagtgagtgagtgagtgcgtgcgtgcgtgcgtgcgtgcgtgcgtgcgtgcgtgcgtgcgtgcgtgcgtgcgtgcgtgcgtgcgtgcgtgcgtgcgtgcgtgcgtgcgtgcgtgcgtgcgtgcgtgcgtgcgtgcgtgcgtgcgtgcgtgcgtgagtgagtgagtgagtgagtgtctacGTAAATAAGAAAGTAGAACTTGGTAGGCAGAGGTGTATTTTAATGGACGCAGCGTGAATGTAATGTTTAAACTTACAGGAAGTGCTAAGATACAGCCACCATTAGCCGGCCTCATAAAATATGCATCCTAAGCCTAATGGATACTATAACTCGTATCGCTGTGAATCTGATCCCAATATGCTCTGATGGGCTGTTTTTGTTGCATATGAAATAGCATCCATAACCCTGCTGAGAATCAGGAGGGCCCATCAGGCAGAGCGGTGTTCTTACCAATACATGGGGATGTACAGCACATCTCCCGGCCCCACCACCGTCTCATAGCCCACCAAGTTCCTGAAATTTGGAAACCTCTCGTAGTCTGGGTTATCAAAATCCACCTGAAATTCCACAAAGGAACAAACAACATTGCCGTGTTAGGTAGATTTCCGTCGTCACGTAACCGTGGAGAAGCAGGTGGTATTAGGGCGTTTTTCTCCAGGTAGTTACCTCAACATAACATTCTACCATGTGGTCTGTATCtactggtcccccccccccccagcccccatgTGTCAGGACCCTTGGTACACCCCATCCATTACCTGGCTCTGCCGGTCACAGGGGTGGTGGACTGGGTACGGATACAGACACTCGAACTGGTCCGGGTGGAAGAGGATACATCTTTTGTGGCCTTTGATCTGCGCAAAGAAGTTCTGCTGCTCGTCATAATGTGCCGGCGTCACGTTGCCTGTTGTGAAAGATGAGCGATGCAGAATTGTTAACAGTTGTTAACAGCTTCTGACGGGATATCGCTTAACAAAGGAGGGAGACCTGAGCTCCACTTATGTCTAGTATCAATCCATCAACGATCATCCAGTATAACCAAGCATCCGATCACAACATCCACTGTATCCATTCACTATATTTTTAAGAGCTTGTGTTTACGTGTGAATTGCATCAATATGAAAATTGTGATAAGGAAGTTAAACCTTTGATTACAGGGTTTTGGCCTGATACATGCATACATCACCATAGGCTACTACATCAATTTTACTCACGACCAGTCACAGTAAACACCCCGTGCCTTTCTACAAGTTGTAATCCCTCAGAAATCATGGAGAGAGTGGAGCACAGATAGCCACTTCAAGACTACTTTGTGTCAAGTGAAGTCAAATATATTTGTCTAGCCATTAATCACAGCTGCAGTCTCACATGTTATGGTCAGACCGAGACAACCCTATGATTTCTTAATGGCTTTAAACAACCTTTTTCTAAAATAAGAGGCCACAGCCTCCTTTGTGTGATGTGATATCGCGGTCTGTATCATCAACTCTGTTTCCGCCAAAAAGTTTCAGAAAAGATTGACCCATTGACTTTGATTTTGGATAATTGATGCTCACGACTATGATGTCTTTCACATGACATGAATAAAGGAGTACTCTATTATTAGGAAATAGTTCAGATTTATTATTAGAAAATAGTACATTAGTAATAGGTCTATGTGGGCTAGGCTATGTAGAACTACGGTTGGTTGATAGGGTCTTACCCTCCATGCCTATGAGCAGCAGGTTGGACGTCAGCTGTCCCCAGTTCCTCTTGGCCTGCTGCTTGTTAATCCAGTTCCAGTTGAACCCCAGGAAGTCCACCACGATCTTCCGGCCCACCGTGTCGTTCAGGGTCTGCTGCAGATAGACCCTGGGGTGGGACGTCGTCACACTCCTCATTTAAGTCATTCAGAAAACACACTGCTCCAGTCCATAGACCTGTCTTTTTTTATGGACACTATGGATATGATTACATTTTAACCCCTTTTCCATGTAAATGGTCGTTTGGTTTTATCATTTTATCAGAAGCTCAAAATGCAATTGAATATTATTTACTACCAGTATATATGTatcattgttattgtttgttataTACAACTCAAGGCCACGCATTCATTAACTGGGCATTTTGCTTGGTGCGCAAGGAAATGGGCGGGGTCTAGCAGCCAAAAGTTCACATCAGGGCACGCGCCTTCACAATTCAAATATAGGCCACAGTAAATGCATGTCGTGCGGCGTTTAGGGCATCCAGCacctttattttcaatgttctGTGCTACTTTCTGTTGCTTTATTTTACATTTGGTCACCGTACCCTTTCATtgttaaaacacatttataacACAAAAGGTGCAGAATACAGTATACATGTATAACGATTTTCCCTTGTAGATTTACACTTGACTTtacctctcttccccctccgcTTCCTCCGTTTCATGCATTTTATCCACAAACTCGGGGAACTTCATTTCCATTCGTCTCGATTTCGGCATGAAATTCTCAACGTTGGCCATCTTTTTCTCGTCATAGTAGAGGAATTTGTGGTTTTCTGCCGTGTAAACAGAGAAATCCCCATTCCCAATGTTCTCTTGCAGGTACTGAATGTCCCATTTCAGTGCTGGATAGACGAGGTTTGTGTCCGTTAGAACCACGGGTTCCTGCAAGTAGGCTTTAGTAAATAACATTATAGAGCAAATGTGCTTATGCATTTAACCCCAAGCTGTAGAGCAAATCAAATAGTATAGGCCTATTAAATACGTCTGTAGAACGTTTATCGTATCGTATTATATTTATCTCGATGAGTCAGACTATAGCAGACGCATATGGGACCCTTCATATTCAAAATAGCTTCTACAAGTTCTACCAACTCAAACACTTAAAAGCGCCTGCGTGAAACCGTATAATAATaattcgtttttgttttttttaaagaaaccaATCCGTATCATCCGACAGGCTATTTAATGAAtatcattcaaacacacaacgcCCAAATGTACACCCGCGTTGGCAGTCATTGGACACTGACAGCTCGCGGCTGGACTACGTGACTAGACGAACGTAGACCTGCTGGTGGAGCTGCAACAAAGCCACCGGAGGCGTGCGCGCGCTGCCTCCACTTgggacgcgcgtgtgtgtgcgtgcgtgtgcgcgcgtgcgtgtgtgtgtgtgtgtgtatgtgtgtgcgcgcgcgtgcgtgtgtgtacgcgctTTTGTGGCGCGGCACGGTGCAGTGAAGCACGTTTGCTGCAATGACTGCAAGAGCAGACTTTGAATCAAACAAAAAAGACTGAGtgcagcaatatatatatataggtataaaAAGGTATATATGGAACAGTGCAGAGTGCATAGAAACAGCCTGTCCCACTGACCTACTTGCTTAAACACTGCATTCACATTAAGAGCGATACTACCGCGGGCGCGATGGCACGGTCGCCCTTGGTAACATTTTGATAGGCTACTTTAGGACTTTTTCACTTGCGTCCCAGAGGCGCACAGGAGTAGGCCATTCGTTAACTTTAGCAGATGGTTGAAGATGATTACATTTTTGATGCATTACATTTGCGTGGGCAGCATTTGCGCATGTGCAACATTTACAATTTGCACAGAGTTTATATATTCACAAAGCACGTGTTAGTTGCAACGGTACGACTACGTGCAGTATAGACCCAACGAAACCCACATGAGGAAATGGACAAGAACACACCCATGGCATGAAGGCTACACTGTCATAAAGCATGATACAAAGGACTATTACAATGATTAATTTAGTTGATACTTTAAATATTTAGACAACTGTATCACATTATAATAAATCAATATTAATAAATGAAAGCCTACGGTTATTTATGAGAGGGATGCATTTAAAGTTATTGGAACTACTAAATACGACTTCCAAACTTTCTTCCACTAAATCAGACATTGTTGTCAATGTCCACTGTAGGCGTGTCACATTttgcaagacacacacacacacacacacacacacacacacacacacacacacacacacacacacacacacacacacacacacacacacacacacacacacacaacactacacactaGGGATGTCCAACTTAGTTAATAATGTGTGTTCGGTGGTACTCATTCAGACAATACCGTCATTACATTCTTCGACTAGGTTTCAATTTCAAGTGCTTGTTATTCATCCTATCACATCATCATACACTGGCGAGGCAGCAGCGTGAAGTTGCAACCGATCATCTATTTACCTCGTTATTTATAAGCATTTCGGCTCGGGGATCCGTGTGAGAGAGCCTCGGTATGGGCTTTGTTTGAAAAGAATACTTTCGGAGCTGAGACTCGTTCCATCCAATGTTTTGGGCATCAGACATCGCGGCACAGCCTTCGGTCGTAGATGGGTCAGCCTCCACCACCGTTGCAGTTGCCATGGCTGTCTGCAAATTTCCTCACACCCCCCTATCCTATGACTAGTAATCacttaaaaaatgcaaatgtATTTGCTTTAGAGTTCGTTATAGGAACACAGTAGAATCTGTCTGATACATGATGTAAAAAATAAGAATTGCTCCACCGACTGTGGTTCCTACTGTATGTGGACCTCCTCCATGTAGGTGTAAACCataaacacacagcagcacTGACAGACACTGAAACTAACGATACGAAAGTAAATGTTCAAGGAAGATTTTTGAGGAGGAAAATGCACTGAATTCAAGGCAGCGACATCTAGCGCCCCGACTGACTACAATCTGAAGTACTCCTGACTGGCCCGCAGGGGGCGACATTGTTCAGCATTCGGCTCAACTTGGCATCGGGAAAGATGTTGTCCGTTGGTCATTGCATAGCTAACACCCTAAAAGTTCATTGGAGTTTAAGAGAATTAGCTTTTTCTTTAGAGTAGTCATTTGTGGTTTAAAGTATGCTTTTATACAATATTAATTTAACAGGCCGCAGTATGTCAGGCTGCGACACTGCTTGTCAGACGTGGTGACAAGCAACAACGGCACACCCCAGGGAACTAGTTTCACCGGCGTTTTTGTTCTCCCTCTACAACTCCCGAACATGCTACCTGCAGAAGTTCTCTGACGACTCCTCCATTGTTGGATGCATCACAGAcaaaagggaggaggagtacaGGGAACTAGTTGAGAACTTTGTGGGATGGTGTGACGGGAACCACCTTCAGCTCAACACCGGGAaaaccaaggagctggtggtggacttccGCCGCAGAAAGAGCACCCTCAGTTTCCATaaacggggaggaggtggagatggtggacaCCTACAAGTTCCTTGGGGTGCGTCTGAACAATAAACTGGACTGGTCAGACAACACTGAGGCCCTCTACAGGAAGGGACAGAGTAGGCTGTTCTTCCTTAGGAGGCTCAGGTCTTTCAATGTATGCACTAGGCTACTACGGATGTTCTACCAGTCTGTGGTAACCAGTGCCACCTTCTTTGCTGTAGTGTGCTGGGGAGGAGGCATCAGGAG harbors:
- the hif1an gene encoding hypoxia-inducible factor 1-alpha inhibitor isoform X2, which gives rise to MATATVVEADPSTTEGCAAMSDAQNIGWNESQLRKYSFQTKPIPRLSHTDPRAEMLINNEEPVVLTDTNLVYPALKWDIQYLQENIGNGDFSVYTAENHKFLYYDEKKMANVENFMPKSRRMEMKFPEFVDKMHETEEAEGEERVYLQQTLNDTVGRKIVVDFLGFNWNWINKQQAKRNWGQLTSNLLLIGMEGNVTPAHYDEQQNFFAQIKGHKRCILFHPDQFECLYPYPVHHPCDRQSQVDFDNPDYERFPNFRNLVGYETVVGPGDVLYIPMYWWHHIESLLDGGETITVNFWYKGALTPKRIEYPLRAHQKVAIMRNIEKMLGEALGDPREVGPLLNLMRRGRYDQGSS
- the hif1an gene encoding hypoxia-inducible factor 1-alpha inhibitor isoform X1; this encodes MATATVVEADPSTTEGCAAMSDAQNIGWNESQLRKYSFQTKPIPRLSHTDPRAEMLINNEEPVVLTDTNLVYPALKWDIQYLQENIGNGDFSVYTAENHKFLYYDEKKMANVENFMPKSRRMEMKFPEFVDKMHETEEAEGEERVYLQQTLNDTVGRKIVVDFLGFNWNWINKQQAKRNWGQLTSNLLLIGMEGNVTPAHYDEQQNFFAQIKGHKRCILFHPDQFECLYPYPVHHPCDRQSQVDFDNPDYERFPNFRNLVGYETVVGPGDVLYIPMYWWHHIESLLDGGETITVNFWYKGALTPKRIEYPLRAHQKVAIMRNIEKMLGEALGDPREVDTLVFYSYFSRVVHLMKSLWFSWKSLA